The Chloroherpetonaceae bacterium DNA segment GCTGGGCGAGGGATTTTGCAGCAATTGGCGCAAGCGGTGCAATCGATTTCAGCAGAAACGATGAGGTAAAGCTGTTGCACAAGCGGGTCAATGAGTGACGAAGGAAACTGCCGAAGCAAACGACCAAACGCCTCATTTTCGACGCGCTTTTCTTTCGCGAGGATTGGTAAATCAGTAGGTGAAATCATTAGTTTCTCATTCGCTATAACATACACTTCTCAACAATTTTTAAGCTAGAAAAAACGAGGAAGTCAAATTGGATGTTTATATTTAACTTTGCATCTATTGGTTAAATCCATTTAAGATTTTCTTTAAACAATTTCATAAAATTGAATCGCACACTAAGCCTTTTATTAATGCTTGCCTTGTTGAGTTTACCGCTCACAAAAGGAGCACATTTACTTTCGATTGGAAAGAGTGGCTTAGGCTTGTGCTGCAAAACGAATTTGATGGTGAAGCATTCCAACAAAGATTGTTGCAGTGCAGTTCAACCTACCGAAACCCAAAATAATGGTTGCACCGATAACGCGTGCGGCTCTAGCTGTAAAGGCAATGCACCTTGCTGTTTATCGTTTGCTGGATGTTTAGAAAAATCAATCGATATCATCCCAAATAAAGGAAATCAACAGGTGTTCTCCACGCTCGAGAATCTTTCATTAGAAGATTTTTCTCAAGATATTTTTCAGCCACCCGAAGTAGCATAAAAGACCGCATCTGTTGCTTTATACTAAAAGACTACTTAAAACAAATTAAATTATAATTCTATGAAAAAGATCATTTTAAGCGGAATCGCTATCGTACTCATTTGTGCCGGTGCACTCTTTGCAAACGCACAAGACAGCACCAAAAAAGCGGATTGCTGTGTTGAAGGCAAAGCATGCTGCCCGAACGGTGCATGCTGCGTTGCGAAGTAATGTCGCATTGAATTCTAAAAACGGCTGCACAAATGCAGCCGTTTTTTTATTTATATCAAATCATACTCAAGTATGGCAAATGGGCAACCGTTAACTCCGAAAAGCTATTGCGACTATGTTCAAACCCTTCCGCCGGAATCACTTCACCGAATCTATCACGATACCCAATATGGATTTCCAATTGAATCGGATAATGAACTCTTTGAACGCTTGATATTAGAAATTAATCAGGCAGGCCTGAGTTGGACAACGATTCTCAATAAGCAGGAAAACTTTCGTAAGGCTTACCGAAATTTCGATATCAAAAGGGTTGCAAAATTCACAGAAAAAGATCGCGCAAGGCTGATGAATGATGCGGGAATCATCCGCAACCGATTGAAAATCAATGCGGCGATTCACAATGCACAGATCATCTTAAATTTGCAGAAAGAGAATGGTTCATTCAAAAAATGGTTGGATTCAAATCATCCAAAAACACTTTCTGAATGGGGTAAGCTTTTCAAAAAAACTTTTGTGTTTACCGGAGGGGAAATTGTAAAAGAATTTTTAATGAGCACTGGATATTTAGAAGGTGCACATAGAAAAGATTGCCCGATTTACGAAATATCCTTAAGCGCCAACCCAAATTGGAAAAAATCAATTGAGAAAGGAAAAGAACTGCTTGGATAATCCAATCTTATTTTATGACGGTACATGTGGTTTTTGCCACGGCGCGGTGCAACTTTCTTTTCGTTGGTTGAAAGAGCCCTCGGTACGTTTTGCGCCACTTCAAGGAGAGACGGCAACACAGGCAAAAAGCGATTACCCACAATTTCCTTCTAGTTTGGAATCGGTGGTGTTGATTAAAGAGAACAAAATGTATTTGGCTTCTGAGGCCTTTTTTGAACTTGCAAAGGAATTTCGATATCCTTATAAAAGTTTGACCATTTTTTCGATACTTCCAATCAAACTCTCCAACTTCTTTTATGGGATTATTGCGGAAAATCGGTATAAGTTATTTGGCAGAAAAGATGCGTGCGATATGCCTGACCCCAAAATGCGCGCCCTTTTCTTAAACTAATCGTTTAAGTTAGATTTTGAGAGCTGCGTTGATTCTTTATTGTTTCCATTTGTTGCTTTAATACCTCCGGCGACATCCCGTGCGAAACCTTAAAGCCAAATCGTTTCATTAAAAATTCTTCCATCCGAATCCACTCTTCGCCATTCTTAATCAGCCCCGACCACGCACAAACTGTTATCATTTCTTCGAGTGTGGCAGAATGCGTGCGTTCCGCTTTTAGAGACTCTACGGTTTCTTTTAGGGCAATGGTCATCCGGTAACTTTCTGTGCAATCGCGAATGATTGCAAGCATTCCCAAAGATTCACCATCTTTTAAAATAACACTGGTCGTTGCTTCCACATAAAGTTCTCGATTCGAACGGGTGATATGGCGGTAATTGCCACGGTAAGACCCGATCTCTTTCATAGACTGAAATACCGTAGCTTCGGTTGCAGGAGGAATGTACTCATAGCGGTAAATCTCGCTGAGTGTTACTCCCATTGCTTCTTCTCTTGTTGTTTCATAAAGCAATTCAGCACCGTGATTCCAGAAAATGATCCTCTGAGTTTCATCAATTCCAATAACTGCATCTTGGATGTTTTCTAGTGCATACGCCTGAAAATATCGAATATCCATTTCGATAGAGTTTAATATTAAACTACAAATATGGGTTAATGTTCGTTAGCGGCTGAAAGCAAAAAAGTAAAGTGAATAGCACCTAAAGTACTGGAATTGAGTGATGTGGGATGATACAATAACTTGAAATATAAACGTGCCGTTCCATAAAATTTGCACAGCAATAAAATGAGGGCATTTCTGTTCAAAATGGTTTGATTAATTTGATAGAAAACATTCAAAAGAAAGAAACCAAAGCGCGTGAAAAGAGAAACAGGACTTATATTCATTCTTCCCGTCAACCTTCTATTAATGCTGATATTTCATTGGTTTGTAGGGCAAAGAGGAATCGCTCAAGTAAAAGACCAAAGTCTAGCTCCTTTTTCAACAAAGGATGGAATGCGGTTTAGTTACAAACATCAAGGAACGCCGGTACCGAAACGCGTTGCTTTAGCCGGTGATTTCACAGGATGGCAACTCTACCGAATGAAATTAGATTCAAGCACGGGAATTTGGTCGGCACTCTTTAAGCTTGGCGCAGGCGAAACCCACTTCTATAAGTTTGTTCTTGACGATACCATTTGGGTCACTGATCCCAATGCGCCGGACTTTACCAAAGACGACAATCGAAACGGAATCTTTATATCCGAAGAATTTGGTAAGCCTTATGTTCAAAATATTTTCCCTCCAAAAAATTACCTCATGAAATCGCTCCGGCCTTTAAGTGTAAGGCTTAAAAGCGACTTTGGTATCAAACCGAATTCACTCAGCGTAACACTCAACGATAAACCTCAAGCATTTCAATTAAAAGCTGATACCCTTCTTTTGAATCTAAAGCCCGATCTTCTTGATGGTGAATATTTTTTGCGCGTAACATTTCAAAATGAAAAAGGTGTGTCGGCGTCTCCGTTCGAAACCAACTTTATTCTTGACCGAACAGAAACCCAACTCACTACGCCAGTTTTTTTTAAAAATGCGGTGATGTACGAAGTGTTTGTCCGACGCTTTCACGATACCAATGGCGATGGAATCGGCGATTTGAATGGCGTCACACAGAAGCTCGATTACATTCGCTCGCTTGGCGCAACGGTGCTTTGGCTCATGCCGATTCATCCCTCACCTTTTGCTCACGGATATAGCGTAACCAATTACTTTGATGTTGACCCAAAGGTTGGCAGCAAAGCCGACTTCAAAACTCTTTTGGATGAAGCGCACAAGCGTGGGATGAAAGTCATTTTGGACTATGTGATTAACCATACCGATAGCACGCACGAGTATTTTCAAAGTGCCTACAAAAATCCTTATTCGCCCT contains these protein-coding regions:
- a CDS encoding DNA-3-methyladenine glycosylase I, coding for MANGQPLTPKSYCDYVQTLPPESLHRIYHDTQYGFPIESDNELFERLILEINQAGLSWTTILNKQENFRKAYRNFDIKRVAKFTEKDRARLMNDAGIIRNRLKINAAIHNAQIILNLQKENGSFKKWLDSNHPKTLSEWGKLFKKTFVFTGGEIVKEFLMSTGYLEGAHRKDCPIYEISLSANPNWKKSIEKGKELLG
- a CDS encoding DCC1-like thiol-disulfide oxidoreductase family protein; translation: MDNPILFYDGTCGFCHGAVQLSFRWLKEPSVRFAPLQGETATQAKSDYPQFPSSLESVVLIKENKMYLASEAFFELAKEFRYPYKSLTIFSILPIKLSNFFYGIIAENRYKLFGRKDACDMPDPKMRALFLN
- a CDS encoding PAS domain S-box protein, with protein sequence MDIRYFQAYALENIQDAVIGIDETQRIIFWNHGAELLYETTREEAMGVTLSEIYRYEYIPPATEATVFQSMKEIGSYRGNYRHITRSNRELYVEATTSVILKDGESLGMLAIIRDCTESYRMTIALKETVESLKAERTHSATLEEMITVCAWSGLIKNGEEWIRMEEFLMKRFGFKVSHGMSPEVLKQQMETIKNQRSSQNLT